One window from the genome of Micromonospora aurantiaca ATCC 27029 encodes:
- a CDS encoding ABC transporter permease produces the protein MSDATGVIHDIGYQRYTGPRLGRRQVFGALYLHGVRTVFGLGRSAKAKIFPWLVVSVVTVVAAGVTAVRSQIGEVVMTYAQFADAMSWLVIFFAAVAAPELVSRDLRSGVLPLYFSRPLPRGDYALSKLLALVTALWLLLGGPQLVMFLGAAFTTNRGVRGVWDELLDLLPGLLYAGLWAVVFASIALLVASLTGKRAFAAGGIVAVFLMTTPVVGVLSILPSRTINELAFVASPPTLVGGVGNWALGDRLTQGRGGMPIGDFGPVYAVAAVLLVAACVSLLLLRYRKVAAR, from the coding sequence ATGTCTGACGCGACCGGGGTCATCCACGACATCGGCTACCAGCGCTACACCGGTCCGCGGCTCGGCCGCCGGCAGGTCTTCGGCGCGCTCTACCTGCACGGCGTGCGTACCGTCTTCGGGCTGGGCCGCAGCGCCAAGGCCAAGATCTTCCCGTGGCTGGTCGTCTCCGTGGTCACAGTGGTGGCCGCCGGCGTCACCGCGGTGCGCAGCCAGATCGGCGAGGTGGTGATGACGTACGCCCAGTTCGCCGACGCGATGAGCTGGCTGGTCATCTTCTTCGCCGCGGTGGCCGCGCCCGAGCTGGTCTCCCGCGACCTGCGCAGCGGCGTGCTGCCGCTGTACTTCTCCCGGCCGCTGCCGCGCGGCGACTACGCCCTGTCCAAGCTGCTGGCGCTGGTGACCGCGCTGTGGCTGCTGCTCGGCGGCCCGCAGCTGGTGATGTTCCTCGGTGCCGCGTTCACCACGAACCGGGGCGTACGCGGGGTGTGGGACGAGCTGCTCGACCTGCTGCCCGGGCTGCTCTACGCCGGGCTGTGGGCGGTGGTGTTCGCCTCGATCGCCCTGCTCGTCGCCTCGCTCACCGGCAAGCGCGCGTTCGCCGCCGGCGGCATCGTGGCGGTCTTCCTGATGACCACGCCGGTCGTGGGCGTGCTGTCCATCCTGCCCTCGCGGACGATCAACGAGCTGGCCTTCGTGGCTTCTCCGCCGACGCTCGTCGGCGGCGTGGGCAACTGGGCGCTCGGCGACCGGCTGACCCAGGGACGGGGCGGCATGCCGATCGGCGACTTCGGGCCGGTCTACGCCGTGGCCGCCGTGCTGCTGGTCGCCGCCTGCGTCAGCCTGCTGCTCCTGCGATACCGGAAGGTGGCCGCCCGATGA
- the valS gene encoding valine--tRNA ligase, with translation MTDTTISPRGGVPERPSLDGLEETWARRWQEDGTYAFDRTKERSDVYAIDTPPPTVSGELHMGHVFSYTHTDTVARFQRMRGRTVFYPMGWDDNGLPTERRVQNVYGVRPDPSLPYDKDWRPPAAPVDDAARKNPTAISRRNFIELCELLTVEDEKAFEALWRRLGLSVDWSLTYTTIGSAARAASQRAFLRNLARGEAYQAEAPTLWDVGYGTAVAQAELEDRERPGAYHRLRFTGPDGREVLIDTTRPELLPACVALVCHPDDERYADLVGAAARTPVFGVEVPVRAHPLADPAKGTGIAMVCTFGDLTDVTWWRELRLDTRVVIGRDGRLLPEPPAGVPAEPYAALAGQTVNGARRTLVELLADAGDLVGEPRPITHPVKFYERGDRPLEIVSTRQWYLRNGGRDAGLREELLARGRELRWVPEHMRHRYEHWVGGLTGDWLVSRQRFFGVPVPVWYRLDDAGEPDWSHPLTPDEAMLPIDPTSEPPPGYEESQRGEPGGFTGDPDVLDTWATSSLTPQIVGGWETDPDLFARVFPMDLRPQGHDIIRTWLFATVARSHLEHGALPWHTAVLSGWILDPDRKKMSKSKGNVVTPMALLERNGSDAVRYWAANGKPGMDLAFDPAQVKVGRRLATKLLNASRFALGLGAADALRAAATQPLDTAMLAELSGVVATATTAFDGYDHTAALMATEAFFWRFCDDYIELVKERAYGTGPAADSARAALATALSVQLRLFAPVLPFVTEEVWSWWRYGSVHRSPWPTTYEVGRAMEAPGDPELLRLAADALGQVRRAKSERKLSMKADVPLAEALGPAAVLDQLGAVADDLRAAGRIAKLDLLPDRTTELVIACAF, from the coding sequence ATGACCGACACGACGATCAGCCCTCGCGGCGGCGTCCCCGAGCGTCCGAGCCTGGACGGCCTCGAGGAGACCTGGGCCCGCCGCTGGCAGGAGGACGGCACGTACGCGTTCGACCGCACGAAGGAGCGGTCGGACGTATACGCGATCGACACTCCCCCGCCGACCGTGTCGGGCGAGCTGCACATGGGTCACGTCTTCTCGTACACCCACACCGACACGGTGGCCCGGTTCCAGCGGATGCGCGGGCGCACCGTCTTCTACCCGATGGGCTGGGACGACAACGGGCTGCCCACCGAACGCCGGGTGCAGAACGTGTACGGCGTTCGTCCCGACCCGTCGTTGCCGTACGACAAGGACTGGCGCCCGCCGGCCGCACCGGTGGACGACGCTGCCCGGAAGAACCCGACAGCGATCTCCCGGCGCAACTTCATCGAGCTGTGCGAGCTGCTCACTGTGGAGGACGAGAAGGCGTTCGAGGCGCTGTGGCGGCGGCTCGGGCTGTCAGTGGACTGGTCGCTGACGTACACCACGATCGGGTCGGCGGCCCGCGCGGCGAGCCAGCGGGCGTTCCTGCGCAACCTGGCCCGGGGCGAGGCGTACCAGGCCGAGGCGCCGACGCTGTGGGACGTCGGGTACGGCACCGCCGTCGCGCAGGCGGAACTGGAGGACCGGGAGCGGCCCGGCGCGTACCACCGGCTGCGGTTCACCGGGCCGGACGGCCGCGAGGTGCTGATCGACACCACCCGGCCGGAGCTGCTGCCGGCCTGCGTGGCGCTCGTCTGCCACCCCGACGACGAGCGGTACGCGGACCTGGTCGGCGCCGCTGCGCGTACCCCTGTGTTCGGGGTCGAGGTGCCGGTGCGCGCGCACCCGCTGGCGGACCCGGCCAAGGGCACGGGCATCGCGATGGTCTGCACGTTCGGTGACCTGACCGACGTGACCTGGTGGCGGGAACTGCGGCTGGACACCCGCGTGGTGATCGGCCGGGACGGACGCCTGCTGCCGGAGCCGCCGGCCGGCGTGCCGGCGGAGCCCTACGCGGCACTGGCCGGGCAGACGGTGAACGGCGCCCGGCGGACGCTCGTGGAGCTGCTCGCCGACGCGGGCGACCTGGTCGGCGAGCCGCGGCCGATCACCCACCCGGTGAAGTTCTACGAGCGCGGCGACCGGCCGCTGGAGATCGTCTCGACCCGGCAGTGGTATCTGCGCAACGGCGGCCGGGACGCCGGCCTGCGCGAGGAGCTGCTGGCCCGGGGGCGGGAGCTGCGCTGGGTGCCGGAGCACATGCGGCACCGGTACGAGCACTGGGTGGGCGGTCTCACCGGTGACTGGCTGGTCAGCCGGCAGCGGTTCTTCGGCGTGCCGGTGCCGGTGTGGTACCGGCTCGACGACGCTGGCGAGCCGGACTGGTCCCACCCTCTCACACCGGACGAGGCGATGCTCCCGATCGATCCGACGAGCGAGCCGCCGCCCGGATACGAGGAGTCGCAGCGCGGTGAGCCAGGCGGTTTCACAGGCGACCCGGACGTGCTGGACACCTGGGCCACCTCGTCGCTGACCCCGCAGATCGTCGGCGGCTGGGAGACCGACCCGGACCTGTTCGCCCGGGTCTTCCCGATGGACCTGCGCCCGCAGGGGCACGACATCATCCGGACCTGGCTGTTCGCCACTGTGGCCCGGTCCCACCTGGAACACGGCGCGCTGCCGTGGCACACAGCTGTGCTCTCCGGCTGGATCCTCGACCCGGACCGCAAGAAGATGTCGAAGTCCAAGGGCAACGTGGTCACGCCGATGGCGCTGCTGGAGCGCAACGGGTCCGACGCGGTCCGCTACTGGGCCGCCAACGGCAAGCCGGGCATGGACCTCGCCTTCGACCCGGCCCAGGTCAAGGTGGGCCGCCGGCTGGCCACCAAGCTGCTCAACGCGTCGCGGTTCGCGCTCGGGCTGGGCGCCGCCGACGCGCTGCGGGCCGCGGCGACCCAACCGCTGGACACCGCGATGCTCGCCGAACTGTCCGGCGTGGTCGCGACCGCGACCACCGCCTTCGACGGGTACGACCACACGGCCGCTCTGATGGCCACCGAGGCGTTCTTCTGGCGGTTCTGCGACGACTACATCGAGCTGGTGAAGGAGCGCGCCTACGGCACCGGGCCGGCCGCCGACTCGGCCCGGGCGGCGCTGGCGACCGCGCTGTCGGTGCAGTTGCGCCTGTTCGCGCCGGTGCTGCCGTTCGTGACCGAGGAGGTCTGGTCGTGGTGGCGGTACGGGTCGGTGCACCGCTCACCGTGGCCGACCACGTACGAGGTGGGCCGCGCCATGGAGGCGCCGGGTGACCCGGAGCTGCTGCGGCTGGCCGCTGACGCGCTGGGTCAGGTGCGCCGCGCCAAGTCGGAACGGAAGCTGTCGATGAAGGCGGACGTGCCGCTGGCCGAGGCGCTCGGACCGGCAGCGGTGCTCGATCAGCTCGGCGCCGTCGCCGACGACCTGCGGGCCGCGGGCCGGATCGCGAAGCTGGACCTGCTGCCGGACCGCACCACGGAACTGGTCATCGCCTGCGCGTTCTGA
- a CDS encoding ABC transporter permease subunit, translating to MSTVTWITARGLFGRSRFLMLLPLPLVLIGLAVLCRSLGVDPGQWGPPVLVGLGLAVVLPVVALIVGTGVLGAEIDDGTVVHILTKPLPRWQIVLPKLAVAAGVTAVTVGVPIYVAGVLADSVRLGLALVAASAAGALAYSALFLALSLVTRRPVLLGLVYVLIWEGLLGRFVGGTRVLSIQQWVIALADRMAPTPLLGTTVSVPVAAVLTALVAVGFTVLAIDRLRSFSVAGETS from the coding sequence ATGTCGACAGTCACCTGGATCACCGCGCGCGGCCTGTTCGGCCGGAGCCGGTTCCTCATGCTGCTGCCGTTGCCGCTGGTCCTGATCGGCCTGGCGGTGCTCTGCCGGTCGCTCGGCGTCGACCCGGGCCAGTGGGGACCGCCGGTGCTCGTCGGCCTCGGCCTCGCGGTGGTGCTGCCGGTGGTGGCGCTGATCGTGGGCACCGGCGTGCTCGGCGCGGAGATCGACGACGGCACCGTCGTGCACATCCTCACCAAGCCGCTGCCGCGCTGGCAGATCGTGCTGCCGAAGCTGGCGGTCGCGGCCGGCGTCACAGCGGTCACCGTCGGCGTCCCGATCTACGTCGCGGGCGTGCTCGCCGATTCGGTACGCCTCGGACTCGCACTGGTCGCCGCCTCGGCGGCGGGCGCGCTGGCGTACTCGGCGCTGTTCCTCGCGCTGAGCCTGGTGACCCGGCGGCCGGTGCTGCTCGGCCTGGTCTACGTGCTGATCTGGGAAGGGCTGCTGGGCCGGTTCGTCGGCGGCACCCGGGTGCTGTCGATCCAGCAGTGGGTGATCGCCCTGGCCGACCGGATGGCGCCGACGCCGCTGCTCGGCACCACCGTCTCGGTGCCGGTCGCGGCGGTGCTCACCGCCCTGGTGGCGGTCGGGTTCACAGTGCTGGCGATCGACCGCCTGCGCTCGTTCAGCGTGGCCGGCGAGACGAGCTGA
- a CDS encoding ABC transporter ATP-binding protein, with amino-acid sequence MTGRAPRVPRPRDAPNGNGTTGARHGDGEGLSRWRGRATDPDADRSRAEDSSPEAVTRLRARSRLLLRRLLRPHRRALGLAVALLLAQNAAAMSGPYLVMLGIDRGIEPLRGGDPGPLIAVAAAFVVATAVEYAARRAFLTLAARIGQAVLLDLRRRVYGHFLRLDVGFHERYTSGRMVSRLTSDLESIAELVDGGIDKLVMAGLSVLSVAGILLWLDLPLAAVTLLAFPFPFLFVLSRWFARASAGAYRRTREAVALVIVHFVESLRGIRAVQAYRREDRNDRIFATVNDDYRRSSLRAFRLIAIYSPGIRLIGNLTAAVVLGYGGWRVLGGGVEVGVLAAFLLYLRRFFEPMEELSQFYNSLQSATAALEKLAGVLDERPAVAEPARPVPLPAGPPRGAVTFRAVDFGYRRRTPILSGLDLTVPPGQTVALIGPTGAGKSTVAKLVARFHDPDAGVIRLDGVDLRDLADAELRRAVVLVTQETHLFSGSVADNIRFGRPDADDEAVVAAARAIGAHDFIAALPDGYATDVHRRGGRLSAGQRQLVAFARAFLADPRVLILDEATSSLDVPTERLVQRALHSVLRDRTALVIAHRLSTVETADRVLVLDDGRIVEDGPPAELIAADGRYAALHRQWRDSLL; translated from the coding sequence GTGACCGGCCGCGCGCCGCGGGTGCCCCGGCCCCGCGACGCGCCGAACGGTAACGGGACGACCGGCGCGCGCCACGGCGACGGTGAAGGCCTGTCCCGCTGGCGAGGGCGGGCCACCGATCCGGACGCCGACCGCAGCCGGGCCGAGGACTCGTCCCCGGAGGCGGTGACCCGGCTGCGTGCCCGCAGCCGGCTGCTGCTGCGCCGGCTGCTGCGCCCGCACCGGCGGGCCCTCGGGCTGGCGGTGGCGTTGCTGCTGGCCCAGAACGCCGCCGCGATGTCCGGGCCGTACCTGGTCATGCTCGGCATCGACAGGGGTATCGAGCCGCTGCGGGGCGGCGATCCCGGCCCGCTGATCGCTGTCGCCGCCGCGTTCGTGGTCGCCACCGCTGTCGAGTACGCGGCCCGGCGCGCGTTCCTCACCCTCGCCGCCCGGATCGGCCAGGCCGTCCTGCTGGACCTGCGCCGCCGGGTGTACGGGCACTTCCTCCGCCTCGACGTCGGGTTCCACGAGCGCTACACGTCCGGGCGGATGGTGTCCCGGCTGACCAGCGACCTGGAGTCGATCGCCGAGCTGGTCGACGGCGGCATCGACAAGCTGGTGATGGCCGGGCTCTCCGTGCTGTCGGTGGCGGGCATCCTGCTCTGGCTGGACCTGCCACTGGCGGCGGTGACGCTGCTCGCGTTCCCGTTCCCGTTCCTGTTCGTGCTGTCGCGCTGGTTCGCCCGCGCCTCGGCCGGGGCGTACCGGCGCACCCGGGAGGCGGTGGCGCTGGTCATCGTGCACTTCGTCGAGTCGCTGCGCGGCATCCGGGCCGTCCAGGCGTACCGGCGGGAGGACCGCAACGACCGCATCTTCGCCACTGTGAACGACGACTACCGGCGCTCCAGCCTGCGCGCGTTCCGGCTGATCGCGATCTACTCGCCGGGCATCCGGCTGATCGGCAACCTGACCGCTGCGGTGGTGCTCGGGTACGGCGGCTGGCGGGTGCTGGGCGGCGGCGTGGAGGTGGGCGTGCTCGCCGCGTTCCTGCTCTACCTGCGCCGGTTCTTCGAGCCGATGGAGGAGCTGAGCCAGTTCTACAACTCGCTCCAGTCGGCGACCGCCGCGCTGGAGAAGCTGGCCGGCGTGCTGGACGAGCGCCCGGCGGTGGCCGAACCGGCGCGGCCGGTGCCGCTGCCGGCCGGGCCGCCGCGCGGGGCCGTCACCTTCCGCGCCGTCGACTTCGGCTACCGCCGCCGGACGCCGATCCTGTCCGGCCTGGACCTGACCGTGCCGCCGGGGCAGACAGTGGCGTTGATCGGGCCGACCGGCGCCGGAAAGTCCACTGTCGCGAAGCTGGTGGCCCGCTTCCACGATCCGGACGCGGGCGTGATCCGGCTGGACGGGGTGGACCTGCGCGACCTCGCAGACGCCGAGCTGCGCCGGGCGGTGGTGCTGGTGACCCAGGAGACGCACCTGTTCAGCGGTTCCGTGGCCGACAACATCAGGTTCGGCCGCCCCGACGCCGACGACGAGGCGGTGGTCGCGGCCGCGCGGGCGATCGGCGCGCACGACTTCATCGCCGCGCTGCCGGACGGGTACGCCACCGACGTGCACCGGCGCGGCGGGCGGCTCTCCGCCGGGCAGCGGCAGCTCGTCGCGTTCGCCCGGGCGTTCCTCGCCGACCCCCGGGTGCTGATCCTCGACGAGGCGACCTCGTCGCTCGACGTGCCGACCGAGCGGCTGGTGCAGCGGGCCCTGCACAGCGTGCTGCGCGACCGTACCGCGCTGGTCATCGCCCACCGGCTCTCCACGGTGGAGACAGCGGACCGGGTGCTGGTGCTCGACGACGGCCGGATCGTGGAGGACGGCCCGCCGGCCGAGCTGATCGCCGCCGACGGCCGCTACGCCGCCCTGCACCGCCAGTGGCGCGACTCCCTCCTCTAG
- a CDS encoding AlkA N-terminal domain-containing protein, whose protein sequence is MELDFERCYRAVDSRDPRFDGWFYTGVTSTGIYCRPSCPAMTPKRQNVRFFPSAAAAQGAGLRACRRCRPDAAPGSPQWDVRADLVGRAMRLIADGVVDRDGVPGLATRLGYTERHLHRMLRAELGAGPLALARAQRAQTARILIETTGLGLAEVAFAAGFGSVRQFNDTVREVYGGTPSELRAGRRGPAATTGAGTLSLRLAYRPPLHAGALLDFLALRALPGVEVVRDGTYHRGLRLPHGPATVALAPADGHIDATLRLADMRDLAPAVARCRRLLDLDADPVAVDATLAADPALAPAVAAEPGVRLPHAVDGFELAVRAVATQQVSLASARTTLTRLLSATRAASGAGADDPADGLVAFPGPAEVLAAPDTAFRMPAARRETLRALARAVADGELDLEPGGDREEAVRLLAAVPGIGPWTTGYLAMRALGDPDVALTTDLGVRRGAAALGLSDDPKTLSAYADRWRPWRSYATIRLWRAA, encoded by the coding sequence ATGGAACTGGACTTCGAGCGGTGCTACCGAGCCGTCGACAGCCGCGACCCGCGGTTCGACGGCTGGTTCTACACCGGCGTGACGTCGACCGGGATCTACTGCCGGCCGTCCTGTCCGGCGATGACGCCGAAGCGGCAGAACGTCCGGTTCTTCCCGTCCGCCGCCGCCGCGCAGGGGGCCGGGCTGCGGGCGTGCCGCCGGTGCCGGCCGGACGCGGCACCGGGCTCGCCCCAGTGGGACGTCCGGGCCGACCTGGTCGGTCGCGCCATGCGGCTGATCGCCGACGGCGTGGTGGACCGGGACGGGGTGCCCGGGCTGGCCACCCGGCTGGGCTACACCGAGCGGCACCTGCACCGGATGCTCCGGGCCGAGCTGGGCGCCGGCCCGCTGGCGCTGGCCCGGGCCCAGCGCGCGCAGACCGCCCGGATCCTGATCGAGACCACCGGCCTCGGCCTGGCCGAGGTGGCCTTCGCCGCCGGGTTCGGCAGCGTCCGGCAGTTCAACGACACGGTCCGCGAGGTCTACGGCGGCACGCCGTCCGAGCTGCGGGCCGGCCGACGTGGCCCGGCGGCGACCACCGGGGCGGGCACGCTCTCGCTACGGCTGGCGTACCGGCCCCCGCTGCACGCGGGCGCGCTGCTGGACTTCCTCGCGCTGCGCGCGCTACCCGGCGTCGAGGTGGTCCGCGACGGCACCTACCACCGAGGGCTGCGACTGCCGCACGGTCCCGCCACGGTGGCGCTGGCCCCTGCCGACGGCCACATCGACGCGACGCTGCGGCTGGCCGACATGCGTGACCTGGCCCCCGCGGTGGCCCGCTGCCGCCGTCTGCTCGACCTGGACGCCGACCCGGTAGCGGTGGACGCCACACTGGCCGCCGACCCGGCGCTGGCCCCGGCCGTCGCGGCCGAGCCCGGCGTCCGGCTGCCGCACGCGGTTGACGGTTTCGAGCTGGCCGTCCGCGCCGTCGCCACCCAGCAGGTCTCGCTGGCCTCGGCGCGGACCACGCTCACCCGCCTGCTCTCCGCCACCCGGGCAGCGAGCGGGGCGGGTGCCGACGACCCGGCGGACGGCCTGGTGGCGTTCCCCGGTCCGGCGGAGGTGCTCGCGGCTCCGGACACGGCGTTCCGGATGCCGGCGGCCCGCCGGGAGACGCTCCGTGCGTTGGCCCGCGCGGTCGCCGACGGCGAACTCGACCTGGAACCCGGAGGCGACCGGGAGGAGGCGGTCCGGCTCCTGGCCGCGGTGCCCGGTATCGGCCCGTGGACCACCGGCTACCTGGCCATGCGCGCACTCGGCGACCCGGATGTCGCGCTCACCACCGACCTGGGCGTACGCCGTGGCGCAGCGGCGCTCGGCCTGTCCGACGACCCGAAGACCCTGTCCGCGTACGCCGACCGCTGGCGCCCCTGGCGGTCGTACGCGACCATCCGACTCTGGAGAGCAGCATGA
- a CDS encoding ABC transporter ATP-binding protein — protein MTAISTQSTAGAPAAATSTLDLAGVSRWYGNVVAVNDVTMRLGPGVTGLLGPNGAGKTTLLHMMAGFLSPSRGTVTLDGEPTWRNPAVYRRLGLVSEREAVHTFLSAYEFVLASAKLHRLPDPEAATRRAIELVEMEDAQTRRIGTYSKGMRQRTRVAAALVHDPQVLLLDEPFNGMDPRQRLHMMALLHRLGDAGRTILFSSHILEEVEQVSGTVQVMVAGRLAASGDYRTIRRLMTNRPHVFGVRSTDDRALAVALMAEASVSGVELDRTGLTVKAGDYGAFTRALPRIALRHGIRVRQLLPEDESLESVFSYLVEA, from the coding sequence ATGACGGCGATCAGCACCCAGTCGACGGCCGGCGCGCCCGCCGCCGCGACGAGCACGCTCGACCTGGCGGGCGTCTCCCGCTGGTACGGCAACGTGGTGGCGGTCAACGACGTCACCATGCGGCTCGGCCCCGGCGTGACCGGCCTGCTCGGCCCCAACGGCGCCGGGAAGACCACGCTGCTGCACATGATGGCGGGCTTCCTGTCCCCGTCGCGCGGCACCGTGACGCTGGACGGGGAGCCGACCTGGCGCAACCCCGCCGTCTACCGGCGGCTCGGCCTGGTCAGCGAGCGCGAGGCGGTGCACACGTTCCTCAGCGCGTACGAGTTCGTGCTCGCCAGCGCCAAGCTGCACCGGCTGCCCGATCCGGAGGCCGCCACCCGGCGGGCGATCGAGCTGGTCGAGATGGAGGACGCGCAGACCCGCCGGATCGGCACCTACTCCAAGGGCATGCGGCAGCGCACCCGGGTCGCCGCCGCGCTCGTGCACGACCCGCAGGTGCTGCTGCTCGACGAGCCGTTCAACGGGATGGACCCGCGCCAGCGGCTGCACATGATGGCGCTGCTGCACCGGCTCGGCGACGCGGGGCGGACCATCCTGTTCAGCTCGCACATCCTGGAGGAGGTCGAGCAGGTCTCCGGCACGGTCCAGGTGATGGTGGCCGGCCGGCTCGCCGCCTCCGGCGACTACCGGACCATCCGCCGCCTGATGACCAACCGGCCGCACGTGTTCGGGGTGCGTTCCACCGACGACCGGGCGCTGGCGGTGGCGCTGATGGCCGAGGCGTCGGTCTCCGGCGTCGAGCTGGACCGAACCGGCCTGACGGTCAAGGCCGGCGACTACGGCGCGTTCACCCGGGCACTGCCCCGGATCGCGCTCCGGCACGGCATCCGGGTCCGGCAGCTCCTGCCGGAGGACGAGTCGCTGGAGAGCGTCTTCTCGTATCTGGTGGAGGCATGA
- a CDS encoding methylated-DNA--[protein]-cysteine S-methyltransferase, translating into MSTVDSTVIDTPAGPLSVLAGPTGAVRAAGFTADPAALLPLIHPSLRGELRERADLGPVTAAVRAYLDGELTAIDAVAVEQHTGGAFLTHAWQVLRDVKPGDPVTYTGFAALAGRPAAIRAAAAACARNAAALFVPCHRVLRTDGSLGGYRWGLDVKKWLLGHEGRVTAS; encoded by the coding sequence ATGAGCACTGTGGACAGCACCGTCATCGACACCCCCGCCGGCCCGTTGAGCGTGCTCGCCGGCCCGACCGGGGCGGTACGCGCGGCGGGCTTCACCGCCGACCCGGCGGCCCTGCTGCCGTTGATCCACCCGAGCCTGCGCGGCGAGCTGCGGGAACGGGCCGACCTCGGTCCGGTGACCGCCGCCGTGCGGGCCTACCTGGACGGTGAACTCACCGCGATCGACGCGGTAGCGGTGGAGCAGCACACCGGCGGCGCATTCCTGACGCACGCCTGGCAGGTGCTGCGCGACGTGAAGCCCGGCGACCCGGTCACCTACACCGGCTTCGCCGCGCTGGCCGGGCGACCGGCGGCGATCCGGGCCGCCGCGGCGGCCTGCGCGCGCAACGCCGCCGCGCTGTTCGTGCCCTGCCACCGGGTGCTGCGCACCGACGGCTCGCTCGGCGGATACCGCTGGGGCCTGGACGTGAAGAAGTGGCTTCTCGGGCATGAGGGACGGGTGACGGCTAGCTGA
- a CDS encoding ABC transporter ATP-binding protein, whose translation MPASSDGNPAAHSGARSQPLRNLWRLRPYLRPYATEFAWLLVAALAATAASLAVPLVVQRVVDGPVARHDEAGLLRLGALALLLGVAEAVLIFIRRWTQSSSSVGMEAAIRADIYAHLQRLPAGFHDRWQSGQLLSRITSDLSVIRRFLSFGLLFLVLNLVTYAAVVALLIRLHQWLGLLVAASAVPLFLISRRFARHYHAASRRMQDQQGDVATLVEETALGLRTMRAYGRGPELAARFAVGARRLHDTGIGKARLLARTSALFDLVPNLTLGAVLVAGAAAVADGVLSIGELVAFVSLQLMLIWPVQSLGWIIANGQEAATAADRIQEVLDTPPTIVDAPHARPLDRGEVRGRLRFEGVGFRYPGTSAPVLRDLDLTVEPGETMALVGATGCGKSTLLSLVPRLHEVTRGRITLDGYDVRDLRLESLRRLVAVAFEEPTLFSMSVWENLTLGRPDASEDEVRAALTLAQAEFAFELPWGLSTRVGEQGLSLSGGQRQRLALARAVLGRPAVLVLDDPLSALDVHTEALVEAALRRVLRDTATTTLLVAHRPSTVALADRVALLDDGRIVAVGTHSELLARVPAYRAVLSAEPERRSDGVGLVRS comes from the coding sequence GTGCCCGCGTCCAGCGACGGCAACCCCGCGGCGCATTCCGGCGCCCGGTCCCAGCCGCTGCGCAACCTCTGGCGGCTGCGGCCCTACCTGCGCCCGTACGCGACGGAGTTCGCCTGGCTGCTGGTCGCGGCGCTTGCCGCCACCGCGGCGAGCCTGGCCGTTCCGCTCGTGGTGCAGCGGGTGGTCGACGGGCCGGTGGCCCGGCACGACGAGGCCGGGCTGCTCCGGCTCGGCGCCCTCGCGCTGCTGCTCGGCGTGGCCGAGGCGGTCCTCATCTTCATCCGCCGCTGGACGCAGTCGTCGTCCTCGGTGGGCATGGAGGCCGCCATCCGCGCCGACATCTACGCCCACCTGCAACGGCTTCCGGCCGGCTTCCACGACCGCTGGCAGTCCGGCCAGTTGTTGTCCCGGATCACCAGCGACCTCTCGGTGATCCGGCGGTTCCTCTCCTTCGGGCTGCTGTTCCTGGTCCTCAACCTGGTCACCTACGCGGCGGTGGTGGCGCTGCTGATCCGGCTGCACCAGTGGCTGGGGCTGCTGGTCGCGGCGAGCGCCGTACCGCTGTTCCTGATCAGCCGCCGCTTCGCGCGCCACTACCACGCGGCGTCGCGGCGGATGCAGGACCAGCAGGGCGACGTCGCCACGCTGGTCGAGGAGACCGCGCTGGGGTTGCGCACCATGCGGGCGTACGGGCGTGGGCCGGAACTGGCTGCCCGGTTCGCCGTCGGCGCGCGCCGGCTGCACGACACCGGGATCGGCAAGGCCCGGCTGCTGGCCCGTACCTCCGCGTTGTTCGACCTGGTGCCCAACCTGACCCTCGGCGCGGTCCTGGTGGCAGGCGCCGCGGCGGTCGCCGACGGCGTGCTGTCCATCGGGGAGCTGGTCGCGTTCGTCAGTCTCCAGCTCATGCTGATCTGGCCGGTGCAGTCGCTGGGCTGGATCATCGCCAACGGCCAGGAGGCCGCGACCGCCGCCGACCGGATCCAGGAGGTCCTGGACACGCCGCCGACCATCGTGGACGCACCGCACGCCCGGCCGCTCGACCGGGGCGAGGTGCGCGGCCGGCTCCGCTTCGAGGGGGTCGGCTTCCGCTACCCCGGTACGTCCGCGCCGGTGCTGCGCGATCTGGACCTGACAGTGGAGCCGGGCGAGACGATGGCGCTCGTCGGCGCCACCGGCTGCGGCAAGAGCACGCTGCTGTCGCTCGTCCCCCGGCTGCACGAGGTCACCCGCGGCCGGATCACGCTCGACGGGTACGACGTGCGTGACCTGCGGCTGGAGTCGTTGCGGCGGCTGGTCGCCGTCGCGTTCGAGGAGCCGACGCTGTTCTCCATGTCGGTCTGGGAGAACCTCACACTGGGCCGCCCGGACGCGAGCGAGGACGAGGTCCGGGCCGCGCTGACGCTGGCCCAGGCGGAGTTCGCGTTCGAGCTGCCCTGGGGGCTTTCGACCCGGGTCGGTGAGCAGGGGCTGTCGCTGTCCGGCGGGCAGCGGCAGCGTCTCGCGCTGGCGCGTGCGGTGCTCGGCCGGCCCGCGGTGCTGGTGCTCGACGACCCGCTCTCCGCACTCGACGTGCACACCGAGGCGCTCGTCGAGGCGGCCCTGCGCCGCGTGCTGCGGGACACCGCCACCACGACCCTGCTGGTGGCGCACCGCCCCTCGACCGTGGCACTGGCGGACCGGGTGGCGTTGCTCGACGACGGCCGGATCGTCGCCGTCGGCACCCACTCGGAGCTGCTGGCCCGCGTACCCGCCTACCGGGCGGTGCTGTCCGCCGAGCCGGAGCGCCGGAGCGACGGCGTCGGCCTGGTGCGCTCGTGA